A single region of the Idiomarinaceae bacterium HL-53 genome encodes:
- a CDS encoding DNA ligase (NAD+): MSSEVSSPEQEIALLREKLEEYSYQYYVLDNPTVPDAEYDRLFQQLVALEKAHPQHRSAASPTQRVGAPPAGQFPEVTHEVPMLSLDNAFTTEEFHQFQKRVHERLDVQTELVWCGEPKLDGLAVSLLYENGVLVQGATRGDGYAGENITNNVKTIRAIPLKLRGDFPTRLEVRGEVFMRKDAFEAMNTQALEEGSKVFANPRNAAAGSLRQLDSRVTAKRNLSFYAYAMGEVQPARQLNNDSHYARLMQLREWGLPICPETKRIGTDAGCQNYYDDILQRRDALEYEIDGVVFKIDTIVQQENLGFVSRAPRWATAWKFPAQEQLTWLCGVDFQVGRTGAITPVARLEPVEVAGVTVSNATLHNADEIARLDVRIGDRVIIRRAGDVIPQVVGVVAAERPEHTTQVEFPSTCPVCDSQVERVEGEAVARCTGGLFCAAQRKEALKHFASRKAMDIDGLGDKLIDALVERDWVKDPADIYSLTTHQLSVLPRMGQKSAQNLVQAIAKSRNTTLPRFLYSLGIREVGEATAMNLALHFGDLKALMEADQEALQNVSDVGTVVAEHIYNFFRETHNLEVISRLTEGESAVSWPAIESSQQSQELAGCTYVLTGTLTTMTRDEAKAALQAKGAKVAGSVSAKTTAVIAGENAGSKLTKAEQLGVKILTEDDLQALIR, translated from the coding sequence GTGTCGTCGGAAGTTTCTTCACCAGAACAAGAAATTGCACTTTTACGTGAAAAGCTCGAAGAGTATAGCTATCAATACTATGTTTTAGATAACCCAACAGTTCCCGACGCTGAATATGACCGATTATTTCAGCAACTTGTGGCATTAGAGAAGGCACATCCACAGCATCGCAGCGCGGCCTCTCCCACTCAACGTGTCGGCGCACCGCCAGCAGGTCAATTCCCCGAAGTCACACATGAAGTTCCGATGCTGTCGCTCGACAATGCGTTTACTACTGAAGAGTTTCACCAGTTTCAGAAACGGGTGCATGAACGCTTAGATGTGCAAACTGAGTTAGTGTGGTGTGGTGAGCCAAAGCTAGATGGGTTGGCCGTGAGTCTACTTTATGAGAATGGCGTCTTGGTGCAGGGTGCGACTCGAGGTGATGGTTATGCTGGCGAAAACATTACAAATAATGTGAAGACGATTCGAGCGATTCCGCTCAAATTACGAGGAGATTTCCCCACCCGGCTTGAAGTAAGAGGCGAAGTATTCATGCGTAAGGATGCGTTTGAAGCAATGAATACACAAGCATTAGAGGAGGGTAGTAAAGTATTTGCAAACCCCCGGAATGCGGCGGCAGGAAGTTTACGACAACTCGATTCGCGCGTAACTGCGAAGCGTAACCTCTCGTTCTACGCTTATGCAATGGGTGAGGTTCAACCTGCACGGCAACTAAATAATGATAGCCATTATGCACGACTGATGCAGTTACGCGAATGGGGATTACCTATTTGCCCAGAAACGAAAAGAATTGGAACTGACGCGGGTTGTCAAAACTATTATGACGACATACTGCAACGGCGCGACGCGCTTGAATATGAGATTGATGGTGTTGTATTTAAAATAGATACCATTGTGCAGCAGGAGAATCTGGGGTTTGTTTCGCGAGCCCCCCGATGGGCTACTGCGTGGAAGTTTCCGGCACAAGAGCAGCTTACTTGGCTATGTGGCGTCGACTTTCAAGTGGGAAGAACTGGTGCTATTACGCCGGTTGCCAGACTCGAGCCGGTGGAAGTTGCTGGCGTCACTGTGTCCAATGCAACACTGCATAATGCCGATGAGATTGCACGACTCGATGTTCGCATTGGCGATCGTGTCATTATTCGTCGCGCCGGAGACGTTATCCCGCAGGTTGTTGGCGTGGTTGCGGCGGAGCGCCCTGAACATACCACGCAGGTTGAGTTTCCGTCGACTTGTCCCGTATGTGACTCGCAGGTTGAGCGTGTTGAAGGCGAGGCGGTTGCTCGCTGTACAGGCGGATTATTTTGTGCTGCTCAAAGGAAGGAAGCATTGAAGCACTTTGCCTCAAGAAAAGCGATGGATATTGACGGCTTGGGCGACAAGTTAATCGATGCTCTTGTAGAGCGCGATTGGGTTAAAGATCCGGCAGATATTTATTCACTTACAACTCACCAGCTCAGCGTATTGCCGAGAATGGGGCAAAAATCGGCTCAAAATTTGGTACAAGCCATCGCGAAAAGCCGCAATACAACCTTACCTCGCTTTCTCTACAGCCTAGGTATCCGAGAGGTGGGTGAGGCAACTGCAATGAACTTGGCGCTTCATTTTGGTGATTTGAAGGCACTCATGGAAGCCGATCAAGAAGCGCTTCAGAATGTGTCCGATGTTGGCACGGTAGTTGCGGAGCATATCTACAACTTCTTTCGTGAAACGCATAACCTCGAAGTCATCTCACGTCTCACTGAGGGCGAATCGGCAGTTTCTTGGCCCGCGATCGAAAGCTCACAACAATCACAGGAGTTGGCAGGTTGTACCTATGTTCTTACGGGCACGCTGACCACCATGACAAGAGATGAAGCGAAGGCTGCATTGCAAGCAAAGGGCGCCAAAGTTGCGGGTAGTGTGTCTGCAAAGACCACTGCGGTCATTGCGGGCGAAAATGCTGGCTCAAAACTGACAAAAGCTGAACAGCTTGGTGTGAAAATTCTAACTGAAGACGATCTACAAGCACTCATTCGCTGA
- a CDS encoding Multidrug efflux pump subunit AcrB produces MQANRKQGVIGWFLGSTFPPIFIVFALVAGFVALLLTPREEDPQIVVPMADILVSAPGLSAQQMATQVTEPLERLVSQIDGVEYVYSQSNRDQAMVTVRFFVGEGREDSLVKLYNKLYSHQDEIPSFVSSWVIKPVEIDDVPIVVAALYSTDADKTDSFALRRIAEQATQKLKAIPHTNRVDVVGGQSRRVEIGIDSIALAAHNTSIDDIERALSASNSQQSVGAIQQEDSRIIVQSGEFVRSAQELAALVVNVVNGRPVYLQDVATVSDGAATPQDYTFYYPGGTSNGQQYPAVFLAVAKQKGANAVSVAEAVLAELETLEAEWLPNNVEFDVIRNYGETADAKVKELVSSLVVAIIVVVVFVGLFLNWRAAAVVAIAIPISYGATLGMDLLFGYSINRVTMFALILALGLIVDDPIAAIDNIERHMSAAGAKTKQSIIAGMVEIRSALLMSTIAIIIVFTPMFFITGMMGPYMAPMAFNVPIAVIFSTITAFLVTPWLAWKIMRVAENKGVYDPSNSLLYRGYRKVLEPVIKNAKRRKLFLWGVFGLFILAAILPALRLVPLKLLPHDNKNEFQVIVNMPEGTALERTNATLSVFAEYLQRVPEIESISSFAGVPSPMDFNGMVRHYFRRAQGYQGELRIVLVDKFERAMQSNELVTRLRDDLESIARAQGAQIELVQMPPGPPVLATLVAEVYGSDRTSYNELEHAANTVAERLGREDLVSQVDTSVPADQRVWRFIVDQEKAARSGIAASDVHRTLSAAIDGRVVDYLQLPEEVNPLPIEVRLPIDQRDSLDYLLSLNVRGQQGYVLNPQSSGVEPAPAPLVSIAELGEFVEVEHDRPIFHKNLRPVVYVYGEVTGRVPANAVVDMMADQNTERDNYRSAWQRTYLTNGSGFGWQVPEDIDVVWSGEGEWKITIDVFRDLGIAYGVALLGVYVVMVLQTGLKAVSGIMMLSIPLTIIGIMPGFWFLNMFAADIGRYPNPTLFTATAMIGMIALAGIVVRNALILIEFIQQRLQTGCDLKEALFDAGAARTRPILLTAGTTMLANIVITLDPIFNGLAWAVIFGITASTLFTLVVIPVVYYSMYHDTPGHGLPQPIAQEEN; encoded by the coding sequence ATGCAGGCAAATCGTAAACAAGGCGTCATAGGCTGGTTCCTGGGGAGTACGTTCCCGCCTATATTTATTGTGTTCGCCTTGGTGGCTGGCTTTGTTGCACTTTTACTCACGCCACGTGAGGAAGATCCACAAATCGTCGTTCCGATGGCCGATATCTTAGTATCGGCCCCCGGGCTCTCTGCTCAACAAATGGCAACTCAAGTCACAGAGCCTCTAGAGCGTCTGGTATCTCAGATTGATGGTGTCGAATATGTTTATTCGCAGTCGAATCGAGATCAAGCCATGGTGACCGTTCGATTTTTCGTTGGTGAGGGTCGCGAAGACTCTTTGGTAAAGCTTTATAACAAACTTTATTCCCATCAAGACGAGATTCCGAGTTTTGTTTCGAGTTGGGTGATTAAACCCGTTGAAATTGACGATGTGCCGATTGTGGTGGCTGCGCTTTATTCAACCGACGCAGATAAGACCGACTCTTTTGCTCTGCGGCGTATCGCCGAGCAAGCAACTCAAAAGTTAAAAGCTATTCCGCATACGAACCGCGTCGATGTTGTTGGAGGGCAGTCACGACGCGTTGAAATTGGTATTGATAGCATTGCTCTTGCGGCCCATAACACTTCTATCGATGATATTGAGCGTGCATTAAGTGCAAGTAATAGCCAACAGTCAGTGGGTGCCATCCAACAAGAAGATAGTCGTATTATTGTACAAAGTGGCGAGTTTGTTCGTTCAGCGCAAGAACTCGCTGCGTTGGTTGTAAATGTTGTAAATGGCAGACCGGTCTACCTACAAGACGTCGCGACGGTGTCCGACGGTGCAGCAACACCTCAAGATTACACGTTTTACTACCCGGGCGGGACGTCGAATGGTCAACAGTACCCCGCCGTCTTTCTTGCGGTCGCGAAGCAAAAAGGTGCGAACGCGGTATCGGTTGCTGAGGCAGTCTTGGCTGAACTCGAAACATTAGAGGCCGAGTGGTTGCCTAACAACGTGGAGTTCGATGTCATTAGGAACTACGGCGAAACGGCTGATGCGAAGGTGAAGGAGCTCGTTTCTAGTTTAGTGGTCGCGATTATCGTGGTGGTCGTTTTCGTCGGACTCTTCTTGAATTGGCGTGCTGCCGCGGTGGTCGCAATTGCGATTCCAATTAGTTACGGCGCCACGCTGGGTATGGATTTACTGTTCGGCTACAGCATTAATCGCGTCACCATGTTTGCACTGATCCTTGCGCTCGGCTTGATTGTCGATGATCCGATTGCCGCCATCGACAACATCGAGCGTCATATGTCGGCTGCTGGAGCGAAAACGAAGCAAAGTATTATCGCAGGTATGGTGGAGATTCGTAGCGCACTCCTCATGTCAACGATAGCGATTATTATCGTGTTCACGCCTATGTTTTTCATTACGGGTATGATGGGCCCATATATGGCGCCTATGGCTTTCAATGTGCCCATCGCTGTTATTTTCTCTACGATTACAGCGTTTCTCGTGACCCCATGGTTGGCATGGAAGATTATGCGTGTTGCGGAAAACAAAGGGGTCTACGATCCATCGAATTCGTTGCTTTATCGTGGTTATCGCAAAGTTTTAGAGCCGGTAATCAAGAACGCGAAGCGCAGAAAACTATTCCTTTGGGGTGTGTTTGGCTTGTTTATCCTAGCAGCAATACTTCCTGCACTGCGTTTAGTGCCTCTGAAGTTGTTACCCCATGACAACAAAAATGAGTTTCAGGTGATAGTAAATATGCCCGAGGGTACTGCCTTAGAGAGAACAAATGCGACTTTGAGTGTATTTGCAGAATATCTACAGCGCGTGCCGGAAATCGAATCGATTTCAAGTTTTGCTGGTGTGCCATCGCCGATGGACTTTAACGGTATGGTGCGACATTACTTCAGACGTGCGCAAGGCTATCAGGGTGAACTGCGTATTGTGTTGGTCGATAAATTCGAGCGTGCGATGCAGTCGAATGAACTTGTGACACGCTTACGTGATGATTTAGAAAGTATTGCGAGAGCGCAAGGTGCGCAAATTGAGCTGGTGCAAATGCCTCCAGGACCTCCTGTATTAGCAACACTTGTCGCGGAAGTTTATGGTAGTGATCGAACTTCTTATAACGAACTTGAACACGCTGCTAACACGGTTGCAGAGCGTCTCGGCCGCGAAGATTTAGTGAGTCAGGTAGATACGTCTGTTCCCGCAGACCAGCGTGTATGGCGCTTTATTGTCGATCAAGAGAAGGCGGCTCGTTCGGGCATTGCAGCGAGCGATGTGCATCGTACATTAAGCGCAGCAATCGATGGTCGCGTTGTCGATTACTTGCAGCTCCCTGAAGAAGTAAATCCGCTTCCTATCGAAGTGCGCTTGCCAATTGATCAGCGTGACAGCCTCGATTATCTGCTTTCACTGAATGTGAGAGGTCAACAGGGTTATGTTTTAAACCCTCAATCCTCTGGCGTGGAACCGGCGCCTGCACCGCTAGTGTCTATTGCCGAACTCGGAGAGTTTGTTGAAGTGGAGCACGACCGACCGATTTTTCACAAAAATTTGCGGCCGGTAGTATACGTTTATGGAGAGGTGACGGGCAGAGTTCCAGCAAATGCAGTGGTTGACATGATGGCCGATCAAAATACCGAGCGAGATAACTATCGGAGTGCTTGGCAGAGAACTTATTTGACCAACGGTTCAGGTTTTGGCTGGCAAGTACCAGAAGATATTGATGTGGTGTGGAGTGGCGAAGGTGAGTGGAAGATCACGATCGATGTATTTCGTGATCTCGGCATTGCTTATGGCGTGGCCTTACTCGGTGTTTATGTGGTGATGGTATTGCAAACCGGCTTAAAGGCGGTGTCGGGCATTATGATGTTATCCATACCCTTGACGATTATTGGCATTATGCCGGGATTTTGGTTTCTAAATATGTTCGCAGCAGATATCGGGCGTTATCCAAATCCAACATTGTTCACTGCCACGGCGATGATTGGGATGATTGCACTCGCAGGGATTGTGGTGAGGAATGCACTGATTCTCATTGAATTTATTCAACAACGATTACAAACCGGATGCGACTTAAAAGAGGCATTGTTTGATGCGGGAGCAGCCAGAACAAGACCCATCTTGCTAACCGCAGGAACCACGATGTTAGCGAATATCGTGATTACTTTAGACCCTATTTTCAATGGTTTGGCTTGGGCTGTCATTTTTGGGATTACCGCGTCGACGCTGTTTACACTTGTCGTGATCCCCGTCGTTTATTACAGCATGTATCACGACACACCGGGTCATGGTTTACCCCAGCCGATCGCACAAGAAGAGAATTAA
- a CDS encoding DNA-binding transcriptional regulator, ArsR family: MTTISIQQMQQNAAAAENLLKSLANSHRLMVLCHLVGDELSVGELESKLGISQSSLSQHLAKLRGQGIVGYRKEGTTVFYKIVDKKASLILESLYGLYCGD; the protein is encoded by the coding sequence ATGACCACAATATCGATTCAACAAATGCAGCAAAATGCAGCTGCTGCCGAAAACCTGCTCAAGTCGCTGGCAAATAGCCACCGACTCATGGTGTTGTGCCACTTGGTAGGTGATGAGCTTTCCGTGGGTGAACTTGAATCGAAGTTAGGGATATCTCAATCTTCGTTGTCGCAACACCTAGCCAAATTGCGAGGCCAAGGCATTGTTGGCTACCGGAAAGAGGGAACCACGGTTTTCTACAAGATTGTTGATAAAAAGGCATCACTCATTTTGGAGTCGCTGTATGGGCTCTATTGTGGTGACTAA
- a CDS encoding hydroxyacylglutathione hydrolase, producing the protein MRILRLSAFKDNFIWVLVNEQQEAVIVDPGDATPVIKELEASSLTPVAMLITHHHADHTGGIVPLLERYPIPVYGPKNPNINGISQVVSEGDQVRLGRGFPDFEVIECPGHTLDHIAFYAAPYLFCGDTLFAGGCGRMFEGSPKQFTESLAKLGALPSTTQVFCAHEYTTANLRFALQVEPQNQALLERARTVQSMREYALATVPSLLVTELATNPFLRTQVASVQQAASQFIGAELTDQTEVFAAIRKWKDSA; encoded by the coding sequence ATGCGAATCCTAAGACTGTCGGCATTCAAAGATAATTTCATTTGGGTGCTAGTTAATGAGCAACAAGAGGCCGTGATTGTCGATCCCGGCGACGCGACGCCCGTCATCAAAGAATTAGAGGCCTCAAGCCTCACTCCGGTTGCCATGCTCATTACTCACCATCACGCAGACCACACCGGCGGCATTGTCCCCTTACTGGAGCGCTATCCAATACCCGTTTATGGCCCCAAGAACCCTAACATTAATGGAATTAGTCAGGTGGTAAGCGAAGGCGATCAAGTAAGGCTCGGGCGAGGTTTTCCAGACTTTGAAGTTATTGAGTGCCCGGGTCACACGTTAGACCATATTGCTTTCTATGCTGCTCCCTATTTGTTTTGTGGTGACACACTTTTTGCCGGAGGGTGCGGAAGAATGTTTGAAGGTTCTCCGAAACAGTTTACCGAGTCGTTGGCAAAACTCGGCGCTCTCCCAAGCACAACTCAAGTGTTTTGCGCGCATGAATATACAACCGCAAATTTGCGTTTCGCATTACAAGTAGAGCCGCAAAATCAGGCCTTATTGGAACGCGCTCGCACGGTACAATCTATGCGCGAGTACGCACTAGCGACAGTTCCTTCATTACTTGTCACAGAGCTTGCCACGAATCCCTTTCTTCGAACTCAAGTTGCTTCCGTGCAGCAAGCAGCAAGCCAATTTATAGGCGCAGAATTAACCGATCAAACTGAGGTGTTCGCAGCGATTAGAAAGTGGAAAGACTCGGCATAA
- a CDS encoding Methyltransferase domain-containing protein, protein MFLKPARQAEKRFGPRAWEDFEHGDWWYSALAAWLKQQDPIVFGELMVTLGGVEVPWPDSRIKCHYSVAPWAGLHVQADWHALPFLEESVDWVELPFVLEYVSDPHRVLREADRMLRADGHLLVVSNNPIGLHNSARIMPKLRQRVPWSSRLFSSARIKDWLALLNYEVIHQGYFGPGCPWPSGQEMPLTERLLYQKLPMLSAGYVLIARKREWPLTWSRSQLRSAQRIREGNIVPVGRQASS, encoded by the coding sequence ATGTTTTTGAAACCCGCAAGGCAAGCAGAAAAGCGCTTTGGACCCAGAGCTTGGGAAGACTTCGAGCATGGCGACTGGTGGTATAGTGCCCTTGCAGCATGGTTGAAGCAGCAAGATCCTATCGTTTTTGGCGAATTAATGGTGACCCTTGGGGGCGTTGAGGTTCCATGGCCAGATTCCCGTATTAAGTGCCACTACAGTGTTGCGCCATGGGCTGGTTTACATGTACAGGCCGATTGGCATGCACTTCCGTTTCTGGAGGAGTCGGTGGACTGGGTTGAACTACCTTTTGTTTTGGAGTACGTGAGTGATCCCCACCGAGTTTTGCGTGAAGCAGACCGAATGCTGCGGGCAGATGGTCATCTTTTGGTGGTGAGTAACAATCCAATCGGATTACATAACTCAGCTCGAATCATGCCAAAGTTGCGCCAAAGGGTGCCGTGGAGCAGTCGACTTTTTTCTTCAGCTCGGATTAAAGACTGGTTGGCGTTGCTAAATTATGAAGTGATTCATCAAGGGTATTTTGGTCCGGGTTGTCCATGGCCCTCTGGGCAAGAAATGCCGTTAACTGAGCGCCTGTTATATCAAAAGCTACCGATGTTGTCGGCCGGTTATGTACTCATTGCTCGTAAACGAGAGTGGCCATTGACTTGGAGCCGGAGCCAATTGCGCTCGGCGCAAAGGATTCGGGAAGGCAATATTGTGCCTGTTGGCCGCCAAGCATCGAGCTAA
- a CDS encoding Rhodanese-related sulfurtransferase translates to MKTAQQLVADAKAHIKEMSIDELEAKLEANSESLVIDVREPAEFSGGHIPHAVNLPRGILEFQLASLPQVASAGCAPEIALEQIRSNPVYLICRTGGRSALAAYSLQQMGFEQVYSVAGGMTAWDAAGKAMKK, encoded by the coding sequence ATGAAAACAGCACAACAGCTAGTGGCAGACGCCAAAGCGCATATCAAAGAAATGAGTATTGATGAGCTAGAAGCAAAGCTTGAAGCGAATAGCGAGTCACTGGTCATTGATGTACGTGAACCCGCAGAGTTCTCGGGCGGCCATATACCTCATGCGGTAAATTTGCCTCGTGGTATCTTAGAATTTCAACTTGCGTCACTACCACAAGTAGCCTCAGCAGGTTGCGCACCAGAAATTGCATTGGAGCAGATCCGAAGTAATCCTGTTTACTTGATCTGTCGCACAGGGGGCCGGAGTGCATTAGCCGCCTATTCACTGCAGCAAATGGGGTTTGAGCAGGTTTATTCAGTTGCTGGAGGCATGACTGCATGGGATGCCGCTGGAAAGGCGATGAAAAAGTAA
- a CDS encoding cell division protein ZipA: MDGVRLVLIVLGLIVILGLLGHGLWSIRKNQQGARRNYNNQKNMTSAERVRAKVDEGGFDEYGIGKVRTIKKPEPEPKSKAKPKPQTQGQAQAEQRVAPQPEAKPEKKEPSIAQQGLFEEIEATQPKQSKRKEPSLGAEQIALSFEETSQVEREISDEDENQVEQEPAAPAESEVEVVTLFVSGDIQGAILLQTLTELGLKYGELDIFHRHEDTAGKGTKLFSVADMYNPGVFDLDAIENFSTRGVALFMTLPMKADGHNAFTMMYNAANKIAEAMPRAAVLDGNRNPITKQSVQHTYQKIREFERRQKVSSAAR, translated from the coding sequence ATGGACGGTGTAAGGTTAGTGCTTATTGTTTTGGGGTTAATTGTGATTCTTGGTTTGCTGGGCCATGGCCTGTGGAGCATTCGCAAGAATCAACAAGGCGCGCGAAGAAACTACAATAATCAGAAGAATATGACGTCGGCCGAACGAGTGCGTGCAAAGGTCGACGAAGGTGGTTTCGACGAATATGGCATTGGCAAAGTAAGAACGATCAAAAAGCCGGAGCCTGAACCGAAATCTAAAGCTAAACCAAAACCACAAACTCAAGGCCAAGCCCAAGCCGAACAACGAGTCGCGCCACAACCTGAGGCAAAGCCAGAGAAAAAGGAACCGTCGATTGCTCAGCAAGGGCTTTTTGAAGAGATTGAAGCGACCCAACCAAAACAATCGAAGCGAAAAGAGCCTTCGTTAGGTGCCGAACAAATTGCGCTGAGTTTTGAGGAAACGTCTCAAGTTGAGCGTGAGATTAGTGATGAGGATGAAAACCAAGTTGAGCAGGAGCCTGCAGCTCCAGCAGAGAGTGAAGTCGAAGTGGTAACGCTGTTTGTATCAGGCGATATTCAGGGCGCGATTTTACTCCAAACACTTACGGAACTTGGCTTGAAATACGGAGAGTTGGATATATTCCACCGTCATGAAGACACGGCTGGGAAAGGCACAAAACTCTTTAGTGTTGCTGATATGTATAACCCAGGTGTGTTTGATTTAGATGCAATTGAAAATTTTAGCACGCGCGGAGTGGCACTCTTTATGACGCTTCCTATGAAAGCGGACGGACACAATGCGTTTACCATGATGTACAACGCGGCAAATAAAATCGCAGAGGCTATGCCGCGTGCGGCGGTTTTAGATGGCAATCGTAATCCCATTACCAAGCAGTCTGTACAGCATACTTATCAAAAAATAAGAGAGTTTGAGCGGCGTCAAAAAGTGTCTAGTGCTGCTCGATAA
- a CDS encoding membrane-bound lytic murein transglycosylase D: MHCVLLKTSVGKRMRNAMLAGITLTALTGCQLTQILPNSELSPITAEQLPQDVGIQKYTISRPAPYQQPASETLTPAQQADLWERVRLQLSITVPENNLIEAHRNWYLNNPSYIPRVTQRAAPLMYFIVEEIEKRGLPLELVFVPIVESAFDTFAYSHGRASGLWQFIPSTALHYGLDINWWYDGRRDIIAATHTALDYFDRLHQTFDGDWLLAIAAYNGGQGRVANAIRRNKARGLPTDFWSLSLPRETKNYVPKVLALSSLLAARHQQQLTWQYIPNQPVLEVVDVGQQMDLALAARMAGMEVRELHRFNSGYNRWATAPEGPFHLLMPQTAAESFKRAIADSDRSQWVHWERHRVRMGESLITIARQYNTTPNAIQAANNISGSLIRTGDYLLIPVASAPAETYELAADQRLAQRQRQTAGSARIEHTVRSGDTLWDISRLHNVGVSDIASWNNMAPGDTLRLGQSLVIWTNASTSNSESTASEVTRTVEYRVRRGDSLARIANRFRVTIADIERWNQITRDRYLQPGQTLKLHVDITQGG; the protein is encoded by the coding sequence ATGCACTGCGTACTGTTGAAAACGAGTGTGGGCAAGCGCATGCGGAACGCAATGCTCGCCGGTATAACTCTGACCGCATTGACTGGATGCCAGCTTACACAGATTCTTCCAAACAGCGAGCTTAGCCCGATAACGGCTGAGCAACTTCCACAAGACGTAGGAATCCAAAAATATACCATTAGCCGCCCCGCTCCATACCAACAGCCCGCATCTGAGACACTCACGCCCGCGCAACAAGCGGATCTATGGGAGCGCGTTCGTTTACAGTTGAGCATAACCGTACCTGAGAATAATTTAATTGAGGCGCATCGCAACTGGTATTTGAACAACCCGAGTTACATTCCGCGGGTCACACAAAGAGCTGCTCCTCTCATGTATTTTATTGTTGAGGAAATAGAAAAACGCGGGTTACCTCTCGAGCTGGTGTTTGTCCCTATCGTAGAGAGTGCATTTGATACCTTTGCATACTCTCATGGCAGAGCCAGTGGGCTCTGGCAATTTATTCCAAGCACGGCCTTGCACTACGGTTTGGACATTAATTGGTGGTACGACGGGCGCAGAGACATTATTGCTGCCACGCACACCGCGCTGGACTATTTTGACCGTTTACATCAAACCTTTGATGGCGACTGGTTGCTCGCAATCGCTGCCTATAATGGGGGTCAAGGGCGTGTGGCAAATGCAATTCGTCGTAATAAAGCACGCGGCTTACCAACTGATTTTTGGTCCTTGTCCTTACCTCGCGAAACTAAAAACTATGTGCCTAAGGTGTTAGCTCTAAGCAGCTTGCTGGCCGCTCGTCACCAGCAACAGCTCACTTGGCAGTATATCCCCAATCAACCTGTACTCGAGGTGGTTGATGTGGGACAACAAATGGATCTTGCCCTTGCCGCACGCATGGCGGGTATGGAAGTACGCGAATTACACCGCTTCAATTCTGGCTATAATCGCTGGGCAACCGCACCTGAAGGGCCGTTCCATCTGCTCATGCCGCAAACCGCAGCCGAATCATTTAAAAGAGCCATCGCAGATTCAGACCGCTCGCAATGGGTTCATTGGGAACGGCATCGTGTGCGCATGGGTGAGAGCCTGATTACCATAGCCAGACAATACAACACCACACCGAACGCAATTCAAGCTGCTAACAATATTAGTGGGAGTTTGATTCGCACCGGAGACTATCTGCTGATTCCTGTTGCAAGCGCACCTGCAGAGACTTACGAATTAGCGGCGGATCAACGGCTTGCGCAACGTCAGCGGCAAACTGCCGGCAGTGCTCGCATAGAACATACAGTGCGGTCGGGAGATACACTTTGGGACATCAGTCGTTTACATAATGTGGGCGTTTCAGATATCGCAAGCTGGAACAATATGGCGCCGGGAGATACATTAAGATTAGGTCAATCCTTAGTGATTTGGACAAATGCGTCAACGAGCAACTCTGAGAGCACCGCTTCAGAGGTGACTCGTACAGTCGAATATAGAGTGCGTCGTGGCGACTCGCTCGCAAGGATCGCGAATCGCTTTCGTGTAACCATTGCTGATATTGAGCGTTGGAATCAAATTACTCGAGATCGTTATTTACAGCCAGGGCAAACATTGAAACTACATGTCGATATAACCCAAGGGGGTTAG